A genomic region of Pseudomonas migulae contains the following coding sequences:
- the dinG gene encoding ATP-dependent DNA helicase DinG, whose protein sequence is MISTELKTTIQGAYSRFLEAKSLKPRYGQRLMIAEIAKVLGDIDTDDEGRRSGDPAIVAVEAGTGTGKTVAYSLAAIPTAKAAGKRLVIATATVALQEQIVYKDLPDLMRNSGLNFSFALAKGRGRYMCLSKLDMLLQEGHAQTATAQLFEEEGFKIEVDEASQKLFTSMIEKLAGNKWDGDRDSWSTALEDADWARLTTDHSQCTNRHCPNFGQCAFYKAREGMGKVDVIVTNHDMVLADLALGGGAVLPDPRDTIYVFDEGHHLPDKAIGHFAHYTRLRSTADWLETTAKNLTKLLAQHPLPGDLGKLIEQVPELAREIKTQQQFMFSACEQVADFKPGEDVEGRERPRHRFVGGVIPEHMREMGVELKKGFARLTDLFTRLTELLKEGMDGEVNIGIASNQAEEWYPLFGSLLSRSSGNWELWVAFTAEDPEDNPPMARWLTLAESGSLFDIEVNASPILAAEMLRRNLWNVAYGALVTSATLTALGTFDRFRMRAGLPKKAVTAVVPSPFHHADAGVLRVPDLKADPRDAPAHTAAIIRDLPQLVEGSRGTLVLFSSRKQMQDVFDGLDRDWRKQVFIQGNLSKQETLNKHKARVDGGDSSVLFGLASFAEGVDLPGAYCEHVVIAKIPFSVPDDPVEAALAEWIEARGGNPFMEISVPDASLKLVQACGRLLRTEEDRGTITLLDRRLVTQRYGKAILNALPPFRREIS, encoded by the coding sequence ATGATCAGCACCGAACTCAAAACCACGATCCAGGGCGCCTACTCGCGTTTTCTCGAAGCCAAGAGCCTCAAGCCGCGCTACGGCCAACGCCTGATGATCGCCGAAATTGCCAAAGTCCTCGGTGACATCGACACCGACGACGAAGGCCGGCGCAGTGGCGACCCCGCGATTGTCGCGGTGGAAGCCGGCACCGGTACCGGCAAGACCGTGGCCTACAGCCTGGCGGCGATCCCGACCGCGAAGGCCGCCGGCAAACGCCTGGTGATCGCCACGGCCACCGTGGCCCTGCAAGAACAGATCGTCTACAAGGATCTGCCCGACCTGATGCGCAACAGCGGGCTGAATTTCAGCTTCGCCCTGGCCAAGGGGCGCGGGCGCTACATGTGCCTGTCCAAGCTCGACATGTTGCTCCAGGAAGGTCACGCACAAACCGCCACCGCGCAGCTGTTCGAAGAAGAAGGCTTCAAGATCGAGGTCGATGAGGCCAGTCAGAAGCTGTTCACCAGCATGATCGAAAAACTCGCCGGCAATAAATGGGACGGCGATCGCGACAGCTGGTCCACCGCCCTGGAAGACGCCGATTGGGCGCGCCTGACCACCGATCACAGCCAGTGCACCAACCGTCATTGCCCGAACTTCGGCCAGTGTGCCTTCTACAAGGCCCGGGAAGGCATGGGCAAGGTCGACGTGATCGTCACCAACCACGACATGGTCCTGGCCGACCTGGCATTGGGCGGCGGTGCGGTTCTGCCGGACCCGCGCGACACCATCTACGTGTTCGACGAAGGTCACCACCTGCCGGACAAGGCCATCGGCCACTTCGCTCACTACACGCGTCTGCGTTCCACCGCCGACTGGCTGGAAACCACGGCCAAGAACCTCACCAAATTACTCGCCCAGCACCCGCTGCCGGGTGACCTGGGCAAGTTGATCGAACAGGTGCCGGAACTGGCCCGTGAGATCAAGACCCAGCAACAGTTCATGTTCAGTGCCTGCGAACAGGTCGCCGATTTCAAACCCGGCGAAGACGTCGAAGGCCGTGAGCGGCCGCGTCACCGCTTCGTCGGCGGGGTGATTCCCGAGCACATGCGCGAAATGGGCGTCGAGCTGAAGAAAGGCTTCGCCCGCCTCACCGACCTGTTCACCCGGCTCACCGAGCTGCTCAAGGAAGGCATGGACGGCGAGGTCAACATCGGCATCGCCAGCAACCAGGCCGAGGAGTGGTATCCGCTGTTTGGCAGCCTGTTGTCGCGTTCTTCGGGCAACTGGGAGCTGTGGGTCGCGTTCACCGCTGAAGACCCGGAAGACAACCCGCCCATGGCGCGCTGGCTGACCCTGGCCGAAAGCGGTTCGCTGTTCGACATCGAGGTCAACGCCAGCCCGATCCTCGCGGCGGAAATGCTCCGGCGCAACCTGTGGAACGTGGCTTATGGCGCACTGGTGACCTCGGCAACGCTGACCGCACTCGGCACGTTCGACCGTTTCCGCATGCGTGCCGGCCTGCCGAAAAAAGCCGTGACCGCCGTGGTTCCGAGCCCGTTCCATCACGCCGACGCCGGTGTGTTGCGGGTGCCGGACCTGAAAGCCGACCCCCGTGATGCACCGGCCCATACCGCCGCGATCATTCGCGATCTGCCGCAGCTGGTCGAAGGTTCGCGCGGCACGCTGGTGCTGTTCTCGTCGCGCAAGCAGATGCAGGACGTGTTCGACGGCCTCGACCGCGACTGGCGCAAGCAAGTGTTCATTCAAGGCAACCTGTCTAAACAGGAAACCCTGAACAAGCACAAGGCACGCGTCGACGGTGGCGATTCCAGCGTGTTGTTCGGCCTCGCGAGTTTTGCTGAAGGGGTCGACTTGCCCGGTGCCTACTGCGAGCACGTGGTGATCGCGAAGATTCCGTTCTCGGTGCCGGATGATCCGGTCGAAGCGGCACTGGCCGAGTGGATCGAAGCACGGGGCGGCAATCCGTTCATGGAGATCTCCGTGCCGGACGCCTCGCTGAAACTGGTTCAGGCCTGCGGTCGCTTGCTGCGGACCGAAGAAGACCGCGGCACCATCACCTTGCTTGACCGGCGCCTGGTCACCCAGCGTTACGGCAAAGCCATCCTCAATGCGTTGCCGCCATTCCGTCGAGAAATTTCCTGA
- a CDS encoding DUF7683 domain-containing protein: MKHVIEVFDRQTEDLLLTVDVPGSRRKALRVLMNWQQPDDEFDGHDLSPEQVKVLEDWTGKSLMGANNIVQLVCTE; this comes from the coding sequence ATGAAACATGTAATAGAGGTTTTCGACCGTCAGACTGAAGATCTGCTTCTTACCGTAGATGTCCCTGGCAGTCGACGTAAAGCTTTGAGAGTTCTGATGAACTGGCAGCAACCGGACGACGAATTCGACGGTCACGACTTGTCCCCAGAACAAGTAAAGGTATTGGAAGACTGGACAGGAAAATCCCTAATGGGTGCAAATAACATCGTACAACTGGTATGCACAGAATGA
- a CDS encoding serine hydrolase domain-containing protein has translation MQIQGHYELRFEAVREAFAALFDDPQERGAALCIQVGGETVVDLWSGTADKDGLEAWHSDTIANLFSCTKTFTAVTALQLVAEGKLQLDAPVARYWPEFAAAGKESVTLRQLLCHQAGLPALRELLAPEALYDWQTMVDALAAEAPWWTPGTAHGYAAITYGWLVGELLRRADGRGPGESIVARVAKPLGLDFHVGLADEEFHRVAHIARGKGNVGDAAAQRLLQVTMREPTAMTTRAFTNPPSVLTSTNKPEWRRMQQPAANGHGNARSLAGFYAGLLDGSLLESEMLDELTREHSLGEDKTLLTRTRFGLGCMLDQPDVPNATYGLGPRAFGHPGAGGSIGFADPEHDVAFGFVTNTLGPYVLMDPRAQKLARVLATCL, from the coding sequence GTGCAGATTCAGGGTCATTACGAACTCAGGTTCGAAGCGGTGCGTGAAGCGTTTGCCGCGTTGTTCGACGATCCCCAGGAACGTGGCGCAGCGCTGTGCATCCAGGTCGGAGGCGAAACCGTCGTCGATCTCTGGTCCGGCACCGCCGACAAGGATGGCCTTGAGGCCTGGCACAGCGACACCATCGCCAACCTGTTCTCCTGCACCAAGACCTTCACCGCCGTCACCGCCCTGCAACTGGTGGCCGAAGGCAAGCTGCAACTGGACGCCCCGGTTGCCCGCTACTGGCCCGAATTCGCTGCCGCCGGCAAGGAATCCGTCACCCTGCGTCAATTGCTCTGCCATCAGGCCGGTCTGCCGGCGTTGCGCGAGTTGCTGGCGCCCGAGGCGCTTTACGACTGGCAGACCATGGTCGATGCACTGGCGGCCGAAGCGCCGTGGTGGACGCCGGGCACTGCTCACGGTTATGCCGCGATCACCTATGGCTGGCTGGTCGGCGAATTGCTGCGTCGGGCCGACGGTCGTGGGCCGGGCGAGTCGATTGTGGCCCGCGTCGCCAAACCGTTGGGGCTGGATTTCCACGTCGGCCTGGCGGATGAAGAGTTCCATCGCGTGGCGCACATCGCCCGTGGCAAGGGCAACGTCGGCGATGCCGCGGCCCAACGCCTGCTGCAAGTGACGATGCGCGAACCGACGGCCATGACCACGCGGGCCTTCACCAACCCGCCGTCGGTCCTGACCAGCACCAACAAGCCCGAGTGGCGGCGCATGCAGCAACCGGCTGCCAATGGCCACGGCAATGCCCGCAGCCTGGCCGGGTTCTACGCCGGTCTGCTCGACGGCAGCCTGCTGGAAAGCGAGATGCTCGACGAGCTGACCCGCGAACACAGCCTCGGCGAGGACAAGACTTTACTGACCCGGACCCGCTTCGGCCTGGGTTGCATGCTCGATCAACCGGACGTTCCCAACGCCACTTATGGCCTCGGTCCACGAGCGTTCGGCCATCCGGGCGCCGGCGGTTCCATCGGTTTTGCTGACCCTGAGCACGATGTCGCCTTCGGTTTTGTGACAAATACACTGGGGCCTTACGTCTTGATGGATCCGCGCGCGCAAAAGCTCGCACGGGTACTGGCCACTTGTCTGTAA
- a CDS encoding beta-galactosidase, with product MIRRSLPAVFALLFTTPLLAAPAAQQTLFNFVRPADVVQVATQDASLPQSNAEQTAEGEVLRRVTFNPVAQPTLRLTPQTGAWDWSQSGVMSLRIQSAMNWAVTLYVKIQSNDGKTLISRVDLPAGPAQTLLVPLVATSPLSLGMKAGPPMPMTVDGQRILLASSAGELDRSQVVSVTLSMDQPKVAQSILLERFGVQDSAAVTQAVYGGLVDAFGQSTRSKWPEKIGSDEQLKSAAAKEQQQTKTWLAEREKSSLDKFGGWLKGPAFKASGFFRTEKRDGRWYLVTPEGHPFYSLGVNTVTPDVNQTYIAGREWMFESLPKPDEPLASHFGEGDNRGGNGVDQGRGYNAGRWYDFYGANLQRLYGAPCVLGSDTKAGVAEAAKADAVEATVEKAAEQPVVPATAESGVAEAAKAGAEDATVAKAAEQKPAEPCTAVIDEQRWTSHTLDRLQAWGFNTVGNWSAPALANADRVPYTLPLSIVGDYASISTGTDWWGGMPDPFDPRFAMATERAVAIAARDHRDDPWLIGYFADNELAWAGPGDDPKARYALAYGTLKMTTDVPAKRAFLKQLRDKYRNQAGLSKAWGIDLPAWELMEDPGFVPPLPSAEHPEIEADFKYFQKVFADTYFKTISDSLKWHAPNQLLLGGRFAISTPEAVESCAQYCDVLSFNLYTLQPQDGYDFAKLRSLDKPVLITEFNFGSADRGPFWGGVTQLAKEEDRGPAYANFLKQALSEPLIVGVHWFQYLDQPVTGRLLDGENGHFGLVGITDLPFQGFVDSVRKSNLAAVDQLGKEAEKAKAEADKASHDAEGGRKAEAGKGPGQGAGNPGGHSGKGH from the coding sequence ATGATCCGCCGTTCGTTGCCTGCCGTTTTTGCCTTGTTGTTCACAACGCCCTTGCTCGCTGCGCCCGCAGCCCAGCAGACGCTGTTCAACTTCGTGCGCCCCGCCGACGTGGTTCAGGTGGCGACTCAGGACGCCAGCCTGCCGCAATCCAATGCCGAGCAAACAGCCGAAGGCGAAGTGCTGCGTCGGGTGACGTTCAACCCGGTGGCCCAGCCAACCTTGCGCCTGACTCCGCAAACCGGTGCCTGGGACTGGTCGCAGTCCGGCGTGATGAGCCTGCGGATCCAGAGCGCGATGAACTGGGCCGTGACGCTCTACGTGAAAATCCAGAGCAACGACGGCAAGACGCTGATCAGTCGCGTCGACCTGCCGGCCGGTCCTGCGCAAACGCTGCTGGTGCCGCTGGTCGCCACTTCGCCACTGAGCCTGGGCATGAAGGCCGGCCCGCCGATGCCGATGACCGTCGACGGTCAACGCATCCTGCTGGCCAGCAGCGCCGGTGAACTGGATCGCAGCCAGGTGGTGTCGGTGACCTTGTCGATGGATCAGCCGAAAGTCGCCCAAAGCATCCTGCTGGAACGCTTTGGTGTGCAAGACAGCGCGGCTGTGACCCAAGCCGTTTACGGCGGGCTGGTGGACGCGTTCGGGCAATCGACCCGAAGCAAATGGCCGGAGAAGATCGGCAGCGACGAGCAACTCAAAAGCGCCGCCGCCAAGGAACAGCAACAAACCAAAACCTGGTTGGCCGAGCGCGAGAAGTCGTCGCTGGACAAATTCGGTGGCTGGTTGAAAGGCCCGGCCTTCAAGGCCAGCGGCTTTTTCCGCACCGAGAAACGTGACGGTCGCTGGTATCTGGTGACACCGGAAGGGCATCCGTTTTATTCGCTCGGGGTCAACACCGTTACCCCGGACGTCAACCAGACCTACATCGCCGGCCGCGAATGGATGTTCGAGTCACTGCCAAAACCTGACGAGCCGCTGGCCAGTCATTTTGGTGAAGGCGACAACCGTGGCGGCAATGGCGTCGATCAGGGCCGTGGCTATAACGCCGGCCGCTGGTACGACTTCTATGGTGCCAACCTGCAGCGTCTGTATGGCGCTCCTTGCGTATTGGGCAGCGACACCAAGGCCGGTGTCGCCGAAGCGGCCAAGGCTGACGCGGTTGAGGCGACGGTTGAAAAAGCCGCTGAGCAACCGGTCGTGCCGGCCACGGCCGAATCCGGTGTTGCCGAAGCCGCCAAGGCCGGCGCAGAGGACGCGACCGTTGCGAAAGCGGCCGAGCAGAAACCCGCCGAGCCCTGCACAGCGGTGATTGATGAACAACGCTGGACCAGCCACACCCTGGATCGCCTGCAAGCCTGGGGTTTCAACACCGTCGGCAACTGGAGTGCCCCGGCACTGGCCAACGCTGATCGCGTGCCCTACACCTTGCCGCTGTCGATCGTCGGCGATTACGCCAGCATCAGCACGGGCACCGACTGGTGGGGCGGCATGCCCGACCCGTTTGACCCGCGTTTCGCCATGGCCACCGAGCGTGCCGTGGCCATTGCCGCCCGCGATCATCGTGACGATCCGTGGCTGATCGGTTACTTCGCCGACAACGAGCTGGCCTGGGCCGGCCCCGGTGACGACCCGAAAGCCCGCTACGCGCTGGCCTACGGCACCTTGAAAATGACCACCGACGTGCCGGCCAAGCGCGCGTTCCTCAAGCAACTGCGCGACAAATACCGCAATCAGGCGGGCCTTTCCAAAGCCTGGGGCATCGACCTGCCGGCGTGGGAATTGATGGAAGACCCAGGCTTCGTACCGCCGCTGCCAAGCGCCGAACACCCGGAAATCGAGGCTGACTTCAAATACTTCCAGAAGGTCTTTGCCGACACGTACTTCAAAACCATTTCCGACTCGCTCAAGTGGCACGCGCCGAATCAGCTGTTGCTCGGCGGTCGCTTTGCCATCAGCACGCCGGAAGCCGTGGAATCCTGCGCGCAGTATTGCGACGTGTTGAGCTTCAACCTGTACACCCTGCAACCGCAGGACGGTTACGACTTCGCAAAATTGCGCAGTCTGGATAAGCCGGTGCTGATCACCGAATTCAACTTTGGCTCCGCCGATCGTGGCCCGTTCTGGGGTGGCGTTACGCAATTGGCCAAGGAAGAAGACCGCGGCCCGGCCTACGCCAACTTCCTGAAACAGGCGCTGAGCGAGCCGTTGATTGTTGGCGTGCACTGGTTCCAGTACCTCGATCAACCGGTGACCGGCCGACTGCTGGACGGCGAAAACGGGCACTTCGGTCTGGTGGGCATTACCGATCTGCCGTTCCAGGGCTTTGTCGACAGTGTGCGCAAGAGCAACCTCGCGGCCGTTGATCAGCTGGGCAAAGAGGCCGAGAAGGCCAAGGCTGAAGCGGATAAAGCCAGCCATGATGCCGAGGGTGGGCGAAAAGCCGAAGCCGGCAAAGGCCCGGGGCAGGGCGCCGGTAACCCGGGTGGGCATTCCGGGAAGGGCCATTAA
- a CDS encoding glycine zipper 2TM domain-containing protein: MRKSVLLVASFSTMAMLLTGCQSSLTGDSYSRDEARRVQTVRMGTIESLRPVKIEGTKTPIGGLAGAAVGGVGGSAIGGGRGSIVAAVIGAVAGGLIGSATEEGLTRAQGVEITVREDDGSMRAYVQQVQENEVFRVGERVRIATVDGTSRVSH, from the coding sequence ATGCGTAAGTCTGTTCTGCTGGTTGCTTCCTTTTCCACGATGGCGATGTTGCTCACTGGCTGCCAATCGAGCTTGACCGGTGACTCCTATTCCCGTGACGAAGCGCGTCGTGTGCAGACCGTTCGCATGGGCACCATCGAATCCCTGCGTCCGGTGAAAATCGAAGGCACCAAGACCCCGATCGGCGGCCTCGCCGGCGCGGCGGTCGGTGGTGTTGGCGGCAGCGCCATTGGCGGCGGTCGCGGCAGTATCGTTGCGGCGGTCATCGGCGCCGTTGCCGGCGGCCTGATCGGCTCGGCCACTGAAGAAGGCCTGACCCGCGCCCAGGGCGTTGAAATCACCGTTCGCGAAGACGACGGCAGCATGCGCGCCTATGTTCAGCAGGTTCAGGAGAATGAAGTGTTCCGTGTGGGTGAGCGGGTGCGGATTGCTACTGTTGATGGGACTAGCCGCGTTTCGCACTAA
- a CDS encoding OmpA family protein: protein MSLNKTTLALALCVAVTGCAQTPQNDSDGSSWWPFGSSDKVAAKEPAPAPVPVKPVAAAPVVKKAESSNPWYWPFGSEEVLDKKPEVKPEAKPVEVAKAEADAGGKWWWPFGGKEQSTAKVVPMPDPKVTQAWLDDYEPRLREAIKDSNLQLERRENVLVVTAPVEGSFNPDRPAMLLPVTLGPFTRVAKILEVDPKTAVLVLGHSDTSGAAPANVKLSQERAQAVAAIFRLSGLQRDRLMLRGMGGEAPRAANDSTEGRALNRRVELLVTPQNTMVALLSKYNMPAPAPVKLVAAQDVKPVVKPVTPAPAAKKAAVPAAKKAPAKKAAAKKAPAKTATPAKKTAPAKAAATDKKVVAADAVKK, encoded by the coding sequence ATGTCACTTAATAAAACCACCCTCGCTTTGGCCCTGTGTGTCGCTGTTACCGGTTGTGCGCAGACTCCACAAAATGATTCGGATGGCAGCAGCTGGTGGCCGTTCGGCTCCTCCGACAAAGTCGCGGCAAAAGAGCCGGCTCCCGCTCCGGTACCCGTGAAACCCGTCGCAGCGGCCCCGGTGGTCAAGAAGGCTGAAAGCTCCAATCCTTGGTACTGGCCGTTTGGCTCTGAGGAAGTTCTGGACAAGAAGCCTGAGGTGAAACCTGAAGCCAAACCGGTTGAAGTGGCCAAGGCTGAAGCCGATGCGGGTGGCAAATGGTGGTGGCCGTTCGGCGGCAAGGAACAGAGCACCGCTAAAGTCGTGCCGATGCCGGATCCGAAAGTCACCCAGGCCTGGCTCGATGATTACGAACCGCGCCTGCGCGAGGCAATCAAGGACAGTAACCTGCAACTCGAGCGCCGTGAAAACGTGCTGGTGGTGACTGCGCCGGTAGAAGGCTCGTTCAACCCCGACCGTCCAGCGATGTTGCTGCCGGTCACCCTGGGCCCGTTCACTCGCGTGGCGAAAATCCTCGAAGTCGATCCGAAGACCGCCGTGCTGGTACTTGGTCACAGCGACACCTCGGGCGCCGCACCGGCCAACGTGAAACTGAGTCAGGAACGGGCACAAGCCGTGGCGGCGATCTTCCGTCTCAGCGGCTTGCAGCGTGATCGCCTGATGCTGCGCGGCATGGGCGGCGAAGCCCCGCGTGCAGCGAACGACAGCACTGAAGGCCGTGCCTTGAACCGTCGCGTTGAGCTGCTGGTGACCCCGCAAAACACCATGGTCGCGCTGCTGAGCAAATACAACATGCCAGCCCCGGCGCCGGTGAAATTGGTCGCAGCCCAGGACGTCAAGCCAGTGGTCAAGCCGGTTACGCCTGCACCTGCCGCGAAGAAAGCCGCTGTGCCTGCCGCGAAAAAAGCACCGGCCAAGAAAGCCGCTGCCAAGAAGGCACCGGCCAAAACTGCGACACCGGCCAAAAAGACCGCGCCGGCCAAAGCTGCAGCAACTGACAAGAAAGTCGTTGCCGCCGATGCTGTGAAAAAGTGA
- a CDS encoding DUF7683 domain-containing protein, translating into MTRSYPAVRHAVEAFDKKTEFLVFEVPIPRENIEKLRIIMKWSEPEDEIYGYDLDSAQITQLEALIGITFYDPKYDFQIGSHASK; encoded by the coding sequence ATGACTCGAAGCTATCCGGCGGTACGCCATGCAGTTGAAGCTTTTGATAAAAAAACAGAATTTTTAGTGTTTGAAGTGCCCATCCCCAGGGAGAATATCGAAAAGCTAAGAATAATAATGAAGTGGAGCGAACCAGAAGACGAAATCTATGGTTACGATCTTGATAGTGCTCAGATAACGCAGTTGGAAGCTTTGATCGGCATTACGTTCTACGACCCGAAGTACGATTTTCAGATCGGGAGTCATGCAAGCAAGTAA
- a CDS encoding colicin E3/pyocin S6 family cytotoxin, with the protein MAGKDIPRVQNPPSGDGHHVTYRYMTATELAARNTRQNAYDALLARQQAFEDSLQVLAKRDDAVRAGCVFAKSCKLPDAIIDYSHPSGVVPTDSLKDYGELILLGAREADESGAVPLKKISGTAIPAGLGSLTLAGSAFAAIPAAAAATVAATLVGLVALVTPSSLGDSSLYTEDQLRALKQARTRVRLRVEQQADGSLKGYGFYTGKNRDWEMVDVVQFALRGSQQVADLGDGVELIWTPAVDGSDILGIPALEAAPQAPHIWVYPPTKQADSIIVDPVYPPDYKDFILVFPVGSGVQPVYIVLSVLGDLKYHPAPTALPAFPDIKPAPMKTSVRGGGKKRRRWKDPSGRIYEWDSQHGKVELYTKQGKHLGEYNPETGEQTKPADPARRVDK; encoded by the coding sequence GTGGCTGGCAAGGACATTCCCCGGGTTCAAAACCCACCCTCAGGTGACGGGCATCACGTTACCTACCGCTACATGACGGCCACCGAACTGGCCGCGCGAAACACACGCCAAAACGCTTACGACGCCCTGCTCGCGAGGCAACAGGCCTTTGAAGACAGTCTGCAGGTCCTTGCGAAAAGGGACGATGCCGTTCGCGCAGGCTGCGTGTTCGCCAAGTCCTGCAAGCTCCCCGATGCCATCATCGATTACTCCCATCCTTCCGGCGTGGTCCCGACTGACAGCCTGAAAGACTACGGTGAGCTGATTCTGCTGGGCGCTCGCGAAGCGGATGAATCAGGCGCTGTGCCACTGAAAAAGATCAGCGGCACAGCGATTCCTGCCGGTCTGGGCAGCCTCACCCTGGCCGGTTCGGCATTCGCCGCCATTCCTGCCGCCGCTGCCGCCACCGTTGCCGCAACGCTGGTTGGCCTTGTCGCACTGGTCACACCCTCGAGCCTGGGCGACAGCTCGCTCTACACCGAAGACCAGCTCCGGGCCCTGAAACAGGCGCGTACTCGCGTGCGCTTGCGGGTTGAGCAACAGGCTGATGGCAGCCTCAAGGGGTATGGCTTCTACACCGGCAAGAATCGCGATTGGGAAATGGTGGATGTCGTGCAGTTTGCATTGCGCGGCAGTCAGCAGGTTGCGGATCTGGGGGATGGCGTTGAGCTGATCTGGACACCGGCTGTGGATGGTTCAGACATCCTCGGCATTCCCGCACTGGAGGCAGCTCCGCAAGCACCGCACATCTGGGTTTATCCGCCGACGAAACAGGCTGACAGCATCATCGTCGATCCGGTTTATCCGCCTGATTACAAGGATTTCATTCTTGTTTTTCCGGTGGGGTCGGGGGTGCAGCCGGTTTACATCGTTCTGAGTGTCCTGGGAGACCTGAAGTACCACCCTGCGCCAACAGCATTACCAGCTTTTCCAGATATAAAACCTGCGCCGATGAAAACTTCCGTGCGGGGCGGCGGAAAAAAACGCAGACGCTGGAAGGATCCGTCAGGGAGAATTTATGAATGGGACTCACAACATGGCAAGGTTGAGTTGTACACGAAACAAGGAAAACATCTGGGAGAGTACAACCCAGAAACCGGAGAGCAGACAAAACCTGCCGATCCGGCAAGGAGAGTAGACAAATGA
- the pdxH gene encoding pyridoxamine 5'-phosphate oxidase — protein sequence MTQGLADMRRDYTRDGLTEAQAPAEPFALFHQWFADAVKTEQAPVEANAMTLATVDQDGRPHCRILLLKGLDEHGFTFFTNYDSAKGQHLAANPFAAMTFLWPALERQVRIEGRVVKVTPEESDAYFQVRPLGSRLGAWASPQSRVIADRAELEALLKNTEQRFSDTQPHCPEHWGGYRLLPERIEFWQGRSSRLHDRLNYRSQGADWILERLAP from the coding sequence ATGACCCAGGGCCTGGCTGATATGCGTCGCGACTACACCCGAGACGGCCTGACCGAGGCACAAGCCCCGGCCGAACCGTTCGCGCTGTTCCATCAGTGGTTTGCCGACGCGGTGAAAACCGAACAGGCACCGGTGGAAGCCAACGCCATGACCCTGGCGACCGTCGACCAGGACGGTCGGCCGCATTGCCGCATTCTGCTGCTCAAGGGCCTGGACGAACACGGCTTCACGTTCTTCACCAACTACGACAGCGCCAAGGGGCAGCACCTGGCCGCGAATCCGTTCGCGGCCATGACCTTTTTATGGCCGGCCCTGGAGCGTCAGGTGCGCATCGAAGGTCGGGTGGTGAAGGTCACGCCGGAAGAGTCCGATGCCTATTTCCAGGTTCGGCCGCTGGGCAGCCGTCTCGGCGCCTGGGCTTCACCGCAAAGCCGCGTGATCGCCGATCGCGCTGAACTGGAAGCGTTGCTCAAGAACACCGAGCAACGTTTCAGCGATACACAGCCTCATTGCCCCGAACACTGGGGCGGTTATCGCCTGCTGCCTGAGCGCATCGAATTCTGGCAGGGTCGTTCGAGCCGTCTGCACGATCGCCTCAACTACCGCTCGCAGGGCGCCGACTGGATTCTTGAACGTCTGGCACCCTGA